Part of the Streptococcaceae bacterium ESL0687 genome is shown below.
GGTGTCTTCTTTGAACAGAACAGTCCCTTTCAAAAAGATGAACCACATTACCGTGCTCGTCCCCTAAAATTTGAACCTCAATGTGCTTAGGTTGACCAATATATCTTTCAGCGTAAACTTCATCACTTCCAAAGGCTGATTTGGCCTCACTTCTTGCCCTTTCATAACCCTCTCTAGCCTCTTTTTCGTTACGGGCAATACGCATACCGCGTCCTCCCCCACCAAGGGCTGCCTTGATCATGATTGGATAGCCGTACTTGTCGGCAAATTCAAGAATATCTTCAACTCCTGCAACAGATCCTTTGGTTCCAGGAATTGGGCTAATTCCTGCATCCAAGGCTGCTTGTTTGGCCTTAATCTTGTCCCCAAAAATATCCAGGTGGTGAATACTTGGACCAATGAAGATTATTCCTTCTTCCTCACATCTTTTAGCAAGATCAATATTTTCAGAAAGAAAACCGTAACCTGGGTGAATGGCACTGGCATTAGTATCTTTTGCAATCCTAATGATATCTTCAATATCTAGATAGGCTTCGATTGGTTTTTTTCCTGCACCAACCAAGTAAGCCTCATCAGCCTTAAAGCGGTGAACTGAATACTCATCTTCGGCTGCATAGATGGCAACTGTTGAGATATTTAATTCAGTACAAGCTCTAAATACACGTGTGGCAATCTCGCCCCTATTGGCAACTAAAACTTTCTGCATGTATTGTCTCTCCTTAACTCGACTATTATAATGAAATAACTACTTCATCAGTATAGCACGAATCTTGTGCATTGTTTTGTTTAATTTAAAGAAAGTGCTTTCTTGATATTAAAATAACTTTGATAATCAAAATATTTTGTGCAAATAAAAAAAGAAGGATAAATCCTTCTTTTTTATGATTAAAGTTCGACAATCTTACCTGTCTTAAGGTAGACAATCCACTCACACAAGTTTTTCGCATAATCACCAATACGTTCAAGATACATAAGGGTCATTATGTATTCCTTACCAGTATGGATGGTTTCAGTATTGCTTTTCATGCCTTCTAAAACCTTGTTTTGAATTTCAGAGAACATTTCATCAACATCATTATCCCAGGTAGCAATCTCACGCGCACGCTCTTCATCTCCCTGCATGTAAGCATTAAGAGCTGCATCAACGATATTTTTTACCTTTTCACCCATGATTGTAATGTCTTCTTCAACCGATTCAATTCGTTCTTCCCCTTCAAGGTTGATGATTGAGCGGGCAATAGAGGTTACATGGTCCCCCATTCTCTCAAGGTCACTACTTGCCTTTAAAACAGTGATAATCGTTCTTAGGTCATTTGAAACTGGCTGCTGGAGGGCAATCATTTCAAGAGATTTTTTCTCAAGTTTTGTTTCAAGATAATTTATAGCCTCATCATCA
Proteins encoded:
- the phoU gene encoding phosphate signaling complex protein PhoU, encoding MLRTQFEGELNKLHNQFYSMGTQVSAQLNKAVRAFVSHDQELADEVILDDEAINYLETKLEKKSLEMIALQQPVSNDLRTIITVLKASSDLERMGDHVTSIARSIINLEGEERIESVEEDITIMGEKVKNIVDAALNAYMQGDEERAREIATWDNDVDEMFSEIQNKVLEGMKSNTETIHTGKEYIMTLMYLERIGDYAKNLCEWIVYLKTGKIVEL